The nucleotide sequence AGCTGTATTTGGCCATGATACTATCAAAAAGGGTATCTTATTGCAGCTCCTCTCTGGTGTTCATAAACAAACTGTTGATGGAATCAACTTGAGAGGTGATATCAATATCTGTATCGTTGGTGATCCTTCCACTTCGAAATCacagtttttgaaatacgTTTGTGGATTCAGTCCACGTGCTGTTTACACCTCTGGGAAAGCATCTTCAGCAGCTGGTTTGACTGCTGCAGTGGTGAgagatgaagaaagtgGTGAATATACCATTGAAGCCGGTGCATTGATGTTGGCGGATAATGGTATTTGtgctattgatgaatttgacaaGATGGATATCGTAGATCAAGTGGCAATTCATGAAGCTATGGAACAACAAACGATCTCCATTGCTAAAGCTGGTATTCATGCAACTTTGAATGCTCGTACATCCATTCTTGCTGCAGCAAACCCAATTGGCGGCCGATACAATAGGAAAATTGGTCTTCGATCAAATTTAAACATGACAGCTCCCATCATGtcaagatttgatttattctTTGTCATTTTGGATGATTGTAATGAACGTGTTGATACTCAATTGGCATCACATATTGTTGACTTACATATGCTCAGAGATGAAGCTATTGATCCACCATATTCAGCGGAGCAATTATCAAGGTATATCAAATATGCAAAGACATTCAACCCCAAGATGACTAAACAAGCTAGAGATTTCCTTGTTACTAGGTATAAGGAATTGCGTGATGATGACGCACAGGGCCTTGGTAGATCTTCATATAGAATCACAGTGCGTCAGTTGGAGTCAATGATTAGATTGAGTGAAGCTATTGCTAGAGCCAACTGTACTGAAGAAATTACACCTGATTTTGTTGCTGAAGCGTACGACTTGTTGAGACAATCCATTATCAGAGTTGAGAtggatgatattgaaatggAAGATGATGAACCACAAGAGGGAGAAGCGGACGCAAACGCCATGGATGAGAATGATAGTGCCCCAGCTTCCAGCTCCTCCAAAACCgatccaacaacaatatcataCGATAAATACGTCTCGGTGATGAACTTACTCGTCAAGAAAATTTCCGAAGATGATAAAGCTGGTGGTGAAGGCTTGTCGGCTGATGAATTAGTTGAATGGTATTTGCtccaaaaagaagaagatttatcTAGTGAAGCTGAATATTTACAAGAGAGAAAGATTTCCTACAAGGTATTAAAACGTTTGGTTAAAGATAGGATCTTGATGAGTGTTTCTAATAATGAAGGggatgatgaagaggcAGGAACTACAACTTCTTCGACAAAAACAGTCTATATCATTCATCCAAATTGTgcaattcttgatttctttgaaaGAGATGAAAGAGAAAGTGAACAATCTACTTGATAAAACTTGTTCGGTGACATTTGTCTCTCTTTTATCCCCCTTTTGTGTATTATtaaataaattgttttcatgTTTAAATACCTATGTGGCTGTAGTTTTCTGTTTCTTATTCTGAGGTGGCCCTATAAGTACTCTAAATTTAGTTTGGTGTAAATCAGCATCCGTTGAAGACCCACCAACACCAGAACCACTAGCGCCACTACTATCAACATTGGTGCTCTTTTGAGATCGCCATTCAGTAGGTTGGGTTTGAGAAGCACATTCATAACAATGTTCAATAAACGCTTTGGCATTAGGGAACATCCTTTGGCACGATCGACACCAGCCCGGTTCATCAACGCTTTTAATCACAGATCCTCTAGAGTTTGTACCATTATTACTTATCTCCACAGAGCTACCTTCACCAATAGGTAATCGTTTATCACGTACATAAtgcaccaatttcaaatgtcGCTTTAAGACATCTAATCGATTAAAAGCGCCTCCGTTCTTGTGGCATGTAGGGTCGTTTTTCCAATAGGGGCAATTGTATTGTGGTGCCATGTGGGATTTGAAGTGACGCGTAAGATCTGATTGACGTGCGAATGACCATTCACAGGATTCGAATGTGCATTTGAATGGTTTCTGCTGGTCATTGGTAGTGAGCGAGGCAGTGGAAGAGGTTGTGGTAGATGGTTTGGTTTTATGTgggtgttgttgttgctgttgttgtttaaGTCGATCGTGTGCTGCTTGTACTCCTGAATGGTGGGATTTCTCCAGCTTGGTTTCATTTGACGCCGGCTTTacgtcatcttcatcattatcattgttattgttgttgtttctccCCGCAGTTCCAAAATCGCCCGATTCTAATCGTGATAAAGCACTGGCTGCAATATTGGTCGTCATGGCCCCAACCGAGGAACTGCCATTAGATTGTTGTTCTCTAAATGCTGGTTCATAAGGTAAAAAAGTCGTAAATGGTTGATAATCGCTACGGTAGACTGATTGTAGACTAGCTAATGGTGGTAGTTTACGTGAACCTGTAGCTGTGGCGGATGATGCAGCATCAGTGGAAGTGGtcttgttttctttggaGGATGACGACGTCTGTGCCTCTTCCTGTCGTGGTTCTGATTTTACTGATTCTTGGTGAAGTTGTGGGTTTATTTTATCGTCagttgtttcttttttagtAACTGTCATGTTCGATTATGACGCTGAAGTCTGTAAGTACTCTAAAGGAAATGGGTATTCTGATAATTTTTTATAAAATTAATGAGCCGCTTATGCTGaggattgaaaattttgtattgtgtgtgtttttgttttggatttgtCTGTCACTCTCTTTCTATTTGGGTAATAATGTACACGACTTTAGATGTCGTATATTACTAAGTTATGACACAGCAATCAACAACTAAAAGCAAATCCACAGTGTCTACTACAAAAGTAACTACCACAACAACGTTTTTTGTCAGAAACATGACTTTAGTAAGCTTCTTACCATATAGGTCCCAATGTATTTTATCTGAGGTTTTGGCTATTCAAGAACTCTTTCTGTGACTTTAGTTTTTAGTAATTGAGTACTAATGTCCTGCATAAAAGCTTCCGATTTCTTTACTCCAGACTTTCCCTAATTTACGAAAAATGCAACAACGACAAAGAGTCAGTTTCTTGGGTTTTATATAAACTCATTCGAACCTTTAACTTCTAATTCATTGATACTGTCAATTGATTAACTACAATGTCTAAAGTATGTCATTTCAACCCTTGATCAGTTTCGTATTTAATACTAACTTTCCCCATggaatattgaaattttaaaatttgccgatgaagatggtaaTTACAAGAGGAAACCATCAGTCTTTCGGGACTGGATTAGCACCAAACCTGGATCGCGCTTTCCACCCGAAGCTGGTAGGTACCACTTGTATGTCTCGTTCGCTTGTCCGTGGGCTCATCGTACTTTAATTACGAGAAGATTGAAAGGTTTGGTTTCTATCATTGGTTTATCGGTTGTTCACTGGCACATGGATGAAAAGGGTTGGAGATTTCccacaaaagaagaattggagTCATTGCCTCAAAAAGATGACATCTCCTTGGGAACTCCTGATCATTTGTATGGGTTTGAGCGGTTGAGAGaattgtatttcaaagCTGATTCAAACTACAATGGAAGATTCACTGTACCAGTCTTGTGGGATAAGAAGGAACAAACAATTGTCAACAACGAATCTGCTGAGATTATTAGGATACTCAACTTTGATTTTAACTCGATTTTGCCAACAGAGTATGCTGAATTAAACTTGGTTCCGAAAGAGTTGGAATCCCAAATTGACGAATTGAACAGCTGGgtttacaacaacattaaCAATGGGGTGTACAAAGCCGGTTTTGCTTCCAAACAAGAAGTTTACGATAAAGAATGTCGCAATGTCTTTGCTCATTTGGATAAAGTTGagacattgttgaaggaCAACAAAGAACAAGACCGTAAAAATGAATTCTTGTTAGGTAATAGATTGACCGAA is from Candida orthopsilosis Co 90-125, chromosome 1 draft sequence and encodes:
- a CDS encoding Mcm6 MCM DNA replication initiation complex component — its product is MSNFVSSPGVIPSDTAQLLNSQISSSYGRDVSTPAPNTTTGPIMFSENGATTLGSQSQSQLQQANTQQRPIVAGRRRQNAAPKVVDVTGEKVRESFENFIEEFVDPEQLDNGWDGRIYLAQIESMKTFEYSTLYINYQDLMSRENGVLATAISEQYYRFYPFLLNGLKRLLKKYAPQLLHTNLLGQVENDEPESENSLSTTSAASNERVFQLSFFNLPIVQRIRDVRSNKIGSLMTISGTVTRTSEVRPELYMGSFTCDMCSALIEGVEQIFKYTEPTSCPSCENQSYFTLNVSKSLFIDWQRVRIQENANEIPTGSMPRTLDVILRGETVERAKPGDKCKFTGCEIVIPDVSQLGLPGVKPQSIKENKGGSELNSGVSGLKTLGVRDLTYKLAFNACHVCSMVNKVGNERDEDNDNSDAYLLSLPQSEVDELKEMVKDEYIYDKLVQSVAPAVFGHDTIKKGILLQLLSGVHKQTVDGINLRGDINICIVGDPSTSKSQFLKYVCGFSPRAVYTSGKASSAAGLTAAVVRDEESGEYTIEAGALMLADNGICAIDEFDKMDIVDQVAIHEAMEQQTISIAKAGIHATLNARTSILAAANPIGGRYNRKIGLRSNLNMTAPIMSRFDLFFVILDDCNERVDTQLASHIVDLHMLRDEAIDPPYSAEQLSRYIKYAKTFNPKMTKQARDFLVTRYKELRDDDAQGLGRSSYRITVRQLESMIRLSEAIARANCTEEITPDFVAEAYDLLRQSIIRVEMDDIEMEDDEPQEGEADANAMDENDSAPASSSSKTDPTTISYDKYVSVMNLLVKKISEDDKAGGEGLSADELVEWYLLQKEEDLSSEAEYLQERKISYKVLKRLVKDRILMSVSNNEGDDEEAGTTTSSTKTVYIIHPNCAILDFFERDERESEQST
- a CDS encoding transcription factor, which produces MTVTKKETTDDKINPQLHQESVKSEPRQEEAQTSSSSKENKTTSTDAASSATATGSRKLPPLASLQSVYRSDYQPFTTFLPYEPAFREQQSNGSSSVGAMTTNIAASALSRLESGDFGTAGRNNNNNNDNDEDDVKPASNETKSEKSHHSGVQAAHDRLKQQQQQQHPHKTKPSTTTSSTASLTTNDQQKPFKCTFESCEWSFARQSDLTRHFKSHMAPQYNCPYWKNDPTCHKNGGAFNRLDVLKRHLKLVHYVRDKRLPIGEGSSVEISNNGTNSRGSVIKSVDEPGWCRSCQRMFPNAKAFIEHCYECASQTQPTEWRSQKSTNVDSSGASGSGVGGSSTDADLHQTKFRVLIGPPQNKKQKTTAT
- a CDS encoding Ecm4 cytoplasmic glutathione S-transferase (lacks splice donor site; similar to C. and C. albicans ECM4), which codes for MSKNIEILKFADEDGNYKRKPSVFRDWISTKPGSRFPPEAGRYHLYVSFACPWAHRTLITRRLKGLVSIIGLSVVHWHMDEKGWRFPTKEELESLPQKDDISLGTPDHLYGFERLRELYFKADSNYNGRFTVPVLWDKKEQTIVNNESAEIIRILNFDFNSILPTEYAELNLVPKELESQIDELNSWVYNNINNGVYKAGFASKQEVYDKECRNVFAHLDKVETLLKDNKEQDRKNEFLLGNRLTEADIRLFTTIIRFDPVYVQHFKCNIGMIRTHYPNIHNWVRLLYWKIPGFQETTNFEHIKYHYTKSHVKINPYGITPLGPVPNILPIDQ